AGTTAATAGGGAATTCAGAATCAAGGAGTTGAGGGATGAAAATGAGGCATTGAAAAAAACGATTAAGGAGATGGAGAAGCGGTAGGAGTCATCTCCTGATGACGATACAATTGCAAACAGGAGTTTGCTCCTACCGACAAAGTGAGGCGTCAACGTAATTTTTTCAAAATCTTTTCGCTGTCTTTTTTGTGAGTGATGGCTAAAATAACAACTTCTTGTGAATGGATTTGATAATATGCCCTGAAGTTACCGCTTCGCAGCCGATATAAAGGGGGTTTGTAACCAGAGAGTTTCTTTACCCTTGTTTTGCCAAAAGGCAGTGGTGATGCCTCTAAATAGGTTTTTATATCTCTAATAATTTGAATGGCATCATCTGCTTCAAGTTTTTCAATATCTCGCTCTGCAAAGGGGCTGAATATGACCTTAAATCTTTTTTGTTCCACTTCGTTTTTCCAGTTTTTTTATAAGGGCATCGGCTGTAATACCTCCGTGAGCCGAATATTCAGCGGCAGATTCTTCTATCCTTGCTCTAAAAGCAGGGTCATTTTCAATAAGATAGTCAGCAAGGTCGTCTTCTGTTACATGGTGAAGTATTGCAGTGGGTTTGCCATAGGCAGTTATAATAATGTCCTCTTTTTCAGATTCTTTGAGGATATCCATTGTGTTGTGTTTGAGTTCTTTTACACCAGTAAAACGCATAGCAGCCTCCTTAAAAGTTATACTAAAGT
This portion of the Deltaproteobacteria bacterium genome encodes:
- a CDS encoding type II toxin-antitoxin system RelE/ParE family toxin translates to MEQKRFKVIFSPFAERDIEKLEADDAIQIIRDIKTYLEASPLPFGKTRVKKLSGYKPPLYRLRSGNFRAYYQIHSQEVVILAITHKKDSEKILKKLR